In Phenylobacterium zucineum HLK1, one DNA window encodes the following:
- the mtnN gene encoding 5'-methylthioadenosine/S-adenosylhomocysteine nucleosidase, translated as MIGILCATPEELAALRAVLDLEVEPEAHGAFQVWAGHGLALARSGLGKVNAASAATLLLDRFGARTLVFSGVAGGLHPELPVGSVLLAERLAIHDYGIVTAGRFTATRSGVIPFGAPELADLEPVPAAVRDTFERLRAEVAPRLAHPVRLGGITTADYFLNCGATRDELRARLGADAIDMESGAVAQVAEAWGAPLYVIRTLSDLAGEESHVTFTEMEAMAAENSAACVRTLLEML; from the coding sequence ATGATCGGCATCCTCTGCGCCACGCCCGAAGAACTCGCCGCCTTGCGCGCCGTCCTCGACCTCGAGGTCGAACCGGAGGCGCACGGCGCCTTCCAGGTCTGGGCCGGCCACGGCCTGGCGCTCGCCCGCAGCGGGCTCGGCAAGGTCAACGCCGCCTCGGCCGCGACCCTGCTGCTGGACCGGTTCGGCGCCCGGACGCTGGTCTTCTCGGGGGTCGCGGGCGGGCTGCATCCGGAGCTGCCGGTGGGCTCGGTCCTGCTGGCCGAGCGGCTGGCCATCCACGACTACGGCATCGTCACCGCCGGACGCTTCACGGCCACGCGCTCGGGCGTCATCCCCTTCGGCGCGCCCGAGCTGGCGGACCTGGAGCCGGTGCCCGCAGCGGTGCGCGACACCTTCGAGCGCCTGCGGGCGGAAGTCGCCCCGCGCCTCGCCCACCCGGTCCGGCTGGGCGGGATCACCACCGCCGACTACTTCCTGAACTGCGGCGCCACGCGCGACGAGCTGCGCGCGCGGCTGGGCGCCGACGCCATCGACATGGAGTCCGGCGCGGTCGCCCAGGTGGCCGAGGCCTGGGGCGCGCCGCTCTACGTGATCCGCACGCTCTCGGACCTGGCCGGCGAGGAGAGCCACGTCACCTTCACCGAGATGGAGGCGATGGCGGCGGAGAACTCCGCCGCCTGCGTCCGGACCCTGCTGGAGATGCTGTAG
- a CDS encoding DUF885 domain-containing protein, producing the protein MHASRRQLLLSALAAGVSTTLPLRALAAPGAVADPRLSALLDAFVDEILRASPLTATSLGLDKGAYAALKRRLDDRSAEGRRREIAAYADRARRLRAIPRGGLSGRDLTVYDTVLYAMDVGAEGGRFAYGQDYANPYVVSQQDGTVAITPEFLNSQHLIETREDAEAYLARLEQMGAAIDAETARMADAAGQGVIPPAFILATTLKQLTDARAPEPGSARMVTSLAERAKAKGLEGDWRGRATAIVAQKVYPAIDRQIAGVKALQPRATNDAGVWKFKDGADYYRWALKYNTTTDLTPAEIHEIGLRQGREIDALMDGILKSQGLSQGTVGERMSALTKDPRFLYPNTEAGKREVVEYIQAKVDEIRPFIPQFSKLGLKAPVEVRPVPKEIEAGAALGYMNFAALDGSRPAIYYVNLSDTSNWPRYTLASLTMHEALPGHAWQGAYLAERNSEIHTIASLTGFGAFTEGWALYAEQLADEVGLYKDDPFGRLGYLQAIRFRCARLVVDTGLHDKRWTREQAIQELAGATGRSVGAATSEVDRYCASPGQACAYKVGHNEIVRLREKAKAALGPKFDLRDFNDAVVSTGGTPLAVLETVVDRYVAEAKA; encoded by the coding sequence ATGCACGCCTCCCGTCGCCAACTGCTGCTGTCGGCGCTCGCCGCCGGCGTCTCCACCACCCTGCCGCTGCGGGCGCTCGCCGCGCCGGGCGCGGTCGCCGATCCGCGCCTCTCGGCCCTGCTCGACGCCTTCGTGGACGAGATCCTGCGGGCCAGCCCGCTGACCGCCACGAGCCTGGGTCTGGACAAGGGCGCGTACGCCGCCCTGAAGCGCCGGCTCGACGACCGCTCGGCCGAGGGGCGCCGCCGCGAGATCGCCGCCTACGCCGACCGCGCGAGGCGCCTGCGAGCCATCCCCCGCGGCGGGCTGAGCGGCCGCGACCTCACCGTCTACGACACCGTGCTCTACGCCATGGACGTGGGCGCCGAGGGCGGTCGGTTCGCCTACGGCCAGGACTACGCCAACCCCTATGTCGTCAGCCAGCAGGACGGCACGGTCGCCATCACGCCTGAGTTCCTGAACTCGCAGCACCTGATCGAGACGCGCGAGGACGCCGAGGCCTATCTGGCGCGCCTGGAGCAGATGGGCGCCGCCATCGACGCCGAGACCGCGCGCATGGCCGATGCGGCGGGGCAGGGCGTGATCCCGCCAGCGTTCATCCTGGCCACCACGCTGAAGCAGCTCACCGACGCACGCGCGCCCGAGCCGGGCTCCGCGCGGATGGTCACTTCCCTGGCCGAGCGAGCCAAGGCGAAGGGCCTGGAAGGCGACTGGCGCGGCCGCGCCACGGCCATCGTCGCCCAGAAGGTCTATCCGGCTATCGACCGCCAGATCGCCGGCGTGAAGGCCCTGCAGCCGCGGGCGACGAACGACGCCGGGGTGTGGAAGTTCAAGGACGGCGCCGACTACTACCGCTGGGCGCTGAAGTACAACACGACCACCGATCTCACCCCCGCCGAGATCCACGAGATCGGCCTGCGCCAGGGCCGCGAAATCGACGCCCTGATGGACGGCATCCTGAAGTCGCAGGGGCTGAGCCAGGGCACGGTCGGGGAGCGGATGAGCGCCCTGACTAAGGACCCGCGGTTCCTCTACCCCAATACCGAGGCGGGCAAGCGGGAGGTGGTGGAATACATCCAGGCCAAGGTGGACGAGATCCGGCCGTTCATCCCGCAGTTCTCGAAGCTGGGCCTGAAGGCGCCCGTCGAGGTGCGGCCGGTGCCGAAGGAGATCGAGGCCGGCGCGGCCCTGGGCTACATGAACTTCGCCGCCCTCGATGGCTCCCGGCCGGCGATCTACTACGTGAACCTGTCGGACACCTCGAACTGGCCGCGCTACACTCTGGCCAGCCTGACCATGCACGAGGCGCTACCCGGCCACGCCTGGCAGGGCGCCTACCTCGCCGAGCGCAACAGCGAGATCCACACGATCGCCTCGCTGACCGGCTTCGGGGCGTTCACCGAGGGCTGGGCGCTCTACGCCGAACAACTCGCCGACGAGGTGGGGCTCTACAAGGACGACCCGTTCGGCCGTCTGGGCTACCTGCAGGCGATCCGCTTCCGCTGCGCGCGGCTCGTCGTCGACACCGGCCTGCACGACAAGCGCTGGACCCGCGAGCAGGCGATCCAGGAACTCGCCGGCGCCACCGGCCGCTCGGTCGGGGCGGCCACCAGCGAGGTGGACCGCTATTGCGCCAGCCCGGGCCAGGCCTGCGCCTACAAGGTCGGCCACAACGAGATCGTCCGCCTGCGCGAGAAGGCCAAGGCCGCGCTCGGCCCGAAGTTCGACCTGCGCGATTTCAACGACGCGGTGGTGTCGACGGGCGGCACGCCGCTCGCCGTTCTGGAGACGGTGGTCGACCGCTACGTGGCCGAGGCGAAGGCCTGA
- a CDS encoding UrcA family protein, whose amino-acid sequence MPHLKTTAAAALAILALSGAGPATAAIASSAAAAPDTMVVRLHGLDLRSEIGAQMALNRIVRASDRFCGWYDVRDVARTRAYRACAAGMTEAAVKTLDSPRVTALHGGRSQILLARRGR is encoded by the coding sequence ATGCCCCATCTGAAGACCACCGCCGCGGCCGCCCTCGCGATCCTCGCCCTGTCGGGCGCCGGCCCCGCCACGGCCGCAATCGCCTCGTCCGCCGCCGCCGCGCCGGACACCATGGTCGTGCGCCTGCACGGCCTGGACCTGCGGTCCGAGATCGGCGCGCAGATGGCCCTGAACCGCATCGTGCGCGCCTCGGACCGGTTCTGCGGCTGGTACGACGTCCGTGACGTGGCGCGCACCCGGGCGTACCGGGCCTGCGCCGCCGGGATGACCGAGGCGGCCGTCAAGACCCTGGACTCCCCGCGCGTCACCGCCCTGCACGGCGGCCGCTCGCAGATCCTGCTGGCCCGCCGCGGCCGCTGA
- a CDS encoding RNA-binding S4 domain-containing protein, whose amino-acid sequence MSDETACRADVWLWRARFFKTRSLAAKFVDEGRVRLTRLGHETRLDKPARPVKVGDQLVFALGGRLIAVTVEAMGERRGPPAEARTLYSTLAADPDTLPQA is encoded by the coding sequence ATGAGCGACGAGACCGCCTGCCGCGCCGACGTCTGGCTCTGGCGCGCCCGCTTCTTCAAGACCCGCTCGCTGGCGGCGAAGTTCGTGGACGAGGGTCGCGTCCGCCTCACCCGTCTTGGTCATGAGACCCGGCTCGACAAGCCCGCGCGCCCGGTGAAGGTGGGCGACCAGCTGGTGTTCGCCCTGGGCGGGCGGCTGATCGCGGTCACGGTGGAGGCCATGGGAGAGCGCCGGGGCCCGCCAGCCGAAGCGCGCACGCTCTACTCGACCCTGGCGGCCGACCCGGACACGCTGCCCCAGGCCTGA
- a CDS encoding helicase-related protein, with protein MSDRPSGVAPPRLVAVLGPTNTGKTHLAVERMLGHQSGMIGLPLRLLAREVYDRIVKLRGARAVALITGEEKIVPPRPQYFVCTVEAMPLSVEVEFLAVDEIQLCADPERGHVFTHRLLHARGARETMLLGAGTMAPLVRRLLPHAEIQTRERLSALTYAGPKKLTRLPRRSAVVAFSADQVYAIAELIRRQRGGAAVVMGSLSPRTRNAQVALYQSGEVDFLVATDAIGMGLNMDVDHVAFAGLRKFDGQRARLLHPQEIGQIAGRAGRFQKNGTFGVTGEAEDMDADLIEAVENHHFEPVAGAEWRNSKLDFTSLPALMRSLAQTPEREGLKLAKEALDETTLRQLADDPDVARRARDRHNLMRLWDVCQTPDFRKVASEEHMRLVKDFFFQLTAGRRRLSEDWIARQYAHLDRTDGEIDMLSSRLASVRTLAYVANRPDWLADAGAWQAKTRALEDRLSDTLHEKLMARFVDRRTSALMRGLRVREEMLAGVAADGSVTVEGHFVGRLSGVQFEAAQGQSVLETKALRAAAHHAVGPEIAKRLGRLAGEPDEAFRLSPDGTVLWQGEAAGVVTGGAPFSPRVRLLGELGHDAARQRAQRRLEAFVAAEAARRLSPLRKLEVAVAEGKIRGLARGLAYRLIEAGGVLDRAEVRQDVGALSQVERRVLRGLGVRIGAFSLYMPGLLQPEARALAQAIASRETPGWTPASDAVSRLPQDQVSPRALSAYGLRAVRGLAVPVAQLERLDELMREAGQAAGASVLTEAAREALGWSKAEADAILRGLGFAPARKPRAGEPTAWRRRSAAKAEKAAAAPVHSPFAALAALKDQPPPARRSRRSRRRKPKAAAL; from the coding sequence ATGAGCGACCGTCCGTCGGGCGTTGCGCCGCCGCGGCTGGTCGCGGTGCTCGGCCCCACCAACACCGGCAAGACCCACCTGGCGGTCGAGCGGATGCTCGGCCACCAGTCCGGCATGATCGGCCTGCCGCTGCGGCTGCTGGCCCGCGAGGTCTACGACCGGATCGTCAAGCTTAGGGGCGCCCGCGCCGTCGCCCTGATCACCGGCGAGGAGAAGATCGTCCCGCCGCGGCCGCAGTATTTCGTCTGCACCGTCGAGGCGATGCCGCTGTCCGTCGAGGTCGAGTTCCTGGCGGTGGACGAGATCCAGCTCTGCGCCGACCCCGAGCGCGGGCACGTCTTCACCCACCGCCTGCTGCACGCGCGCGGCGCCCGCGAGACCATGCTGCTGGGCGCCGGGACGATGGCCCCGCTGGTCCGCCGCCTGCTGCCGCACGCCGAGATCCAGACCCGCGAGCGGCTCAGCGCGCTGACCTACGCCGGGCCAAAGAAGCTGACCCGCCTGCCACGGCGCAGCGCCGTGGTGGCCTTCAGCGCCGACCAGGTCTACGCCATCGCCGAGCTGATCCGCCGCCAGCGCGGCGGCGCGGCCGTGGTGATGGGATCGCTGTCGCCGCGCACCCGCAACGCCCAGGTCGCCCTCTACCAGTCCGGCGAGGTGGACTTCCTCGTCGCCACCGACGCGATCGGCATGGGCCTGAACATGGACGTCGACCACGTGGCCTTCGCGGGCCTGCGCAAGTTCGACGGGCAGCGCGCGCGCCTCCTGCATCCCCAGGAGATCGGCCAGATCGCCGGCCGCGCCGGCCGCTTTCAGAAGAACGGCACGTTCGGGGTCACCGGCGAGGCCGAGGACATGGACGCCGACCTGATCGAGGCGGTGGAGAACCATCACTTCGAACCGGTCGCCGGGGCGGAATGGCGCAACTCGAAGCTCGACTTCACCAGCCTGCCCGCCCTGATGCGCTCGCTGGCCCAGACGCCCGAGCGCGAGGGCCTGAAGCTCGCCAAGGAGGCGCTGGACGAGACCACCCTGCGCCAGCTCGCCGACGACCCCGACGTCGCCCGCCGCGCCCGCGACCGCCACAACCTCATGCGCCTGTGGGACGTCTGCCAGACGCCGGACTTCCGCAAGGTGGCCTCCGAGGAGCACATGCGGTTGGTGAAGGACTTCTTCTTCCAGCTCACCGCCGGCCGGCGGCGGCTCTCAGAGGACTGGATCGCGCGCCAGTACGCCCACCTCGACCGCACGGACGGCGAGATCGACATGCTGTCGAGCCGTCTCGCGAGCGTCCGCACCCTGGCCTACGTGGCCAACCGGCCGGACTGGCTGGCCGACGCCGGCGCCTGGCAGGCGAAGACCCGCGCCCTCGAGGACCGCCTGTCCGACACCCTGCACGAGAAGCTGATGGCCCGGTTCGTGGACCGGCGGACCAGCGCCCTGATGCGCGGCCTGCGGGTGCGCGAGGAGATGCTGGCCGGCGTGGCGGCCGACGGCTCGGTGACGGTCGAGGGCCATTTCGTCGGCAGGCTCTCCGGCGTGCAGTTCGAGGCCGCGCAGGGCCAGAGCGTGCTCGAAACCAAGGCGCTGCGCGCCGCCGCCCACCACGCGGTCGGGCCCGAGATCGCCAAGCGCCTCGGCCGGCTGGCCGGCGAGCCCGACGAGGCGTTCCGGCTCTCCCCCGACGGGACCGTGCTGTGGCAGGGCGAGGCCGCCGGCGTCGTCACGGGCGGCGCGCCCTTCAGCCCGCGCGTGCGCCTGCTGGGCGAGCTGGGCCACGACGCGGCCCGCCAGCGCGCCCAGCGGCGGCTGGAGGCCTTCGTGGCGGCCGAGGCGGCCCGGCGGCTCTCGCCCCTGCGCAAGCTGGAGGTCGCCGTCGCCGAGGGGAAGATCCGGGGCCTGGCCCGCGGCCTCGCCTACCGGCTGATCGAGGCCGGCGGCGTCCTGGACCGGGCCGAGGTCCGCCAGGACGTGGGAGCCCTGTCCCAGGTGGAGCGGCGCGTCCTGCGCGGCCTGGGCGTGCGGATCGGGGCGTTCTCCCTCTACATGCCTGGCCTGCTGCAGCCCGAGGCCCGGGCGCTGGCCCAGGCGATCGCCTCGCGCGAGACGCCCGGCTGGACCCCGGCGAGCGACGCCGTCAGCCGGCTGCCGCAGGACCAGGTCTCTCCGCGCGCGCTCTCCGCCTACGGGCTGAGGGCGGTGCGCGGCCTGGCGGTGCCCGTCGCGCAGCTTGAGCGCCTGGACGAGCTGATGCGCGAGGCGGGCCAGGCGGCCGGCGCCTCCGTGCTGACCGAGGCCGCCCGCGAGGCCCTCGGCTGGAGCAAGGCCGAGGCCGACGCCATCCTGCGGGGCCTGGGCTTCGCCCCCGCGCGCAAGCCCAGGGCGGGCGAGCCCACCGCCTGGCGTCGCCGCAGCGCGGCCAAGGCCGAGAAGGCGGCGGCCGCGCCCGTCCATTCGCCGTTCGCGGCGCTGGCCGCGTTGAAGGACCAGCCGCCACCGGCCCGCCGCAGCCGCCGGTCGCGGCGCCGCAAGCCCAAGGCCGCGGCCCTATGA
- a CDS encoding adenylate/guanylate cyclase domain-containing protein, producing the protein MEATSVRHASRSRKVERRLMAILAADAVGYSRLVSLDEEGTLARFADRLAGVMRPTIQSHGGRIIKTTGDGLLSVFPSVVSAVQCALALQGALAEGEAGAAEPLAFRIGLHAADVVIDGEDVFGDGVNVAARLEALAEPGGICASARVQEDAQGRLPAHFVDLGLQKLKNIPRPVRAYRVRPGLGAEPPQSLPLPSKPSIVVLPFENRGGDPAQEYLADAITEDIITALSRWRWFFVIGRNTSFAYKGRTVQAAQVGHDLGVRYILQGAVRRLNDRLRLTAELVDAATAANLWTERFDGEVSDVLALQDRMTEQLVGALEPAMLHTEGARAGRKDLADFDALDCFQRGMWHLNKVTEEGCRTALDLFGQAVARDPELALGHVGLARARYGLAVYGWSPDPKAELQAARAAAAEAIRLDPRDAYGHFAASGAALYLHRHREALDEAKTTIALNPNFALGHFRLGQVLLYAGRPQEAIGPLERSLRHSPYDPQLGSMLSVLALAHFHAGAYAEAARHAEEAAERLAPRARAIQAASLVRMGWLDQARAVFPPALQTFEQGWKGRLAPYARAADREDLVSALRLAGVGEDVLSAVG; encoded by the coding sequence GTGGAGGCCACCAGCGTGCGTCACGCCTCCAGGAGCCGGAAGGTCGAGCGGCGGCTGATGGCCATCCTGGCGGCCGACGCCGTCGGCTACAGCCGGCTCGTGTCCCTGGACGAGGAAGGCACGCTCGCGCGGTTCGCCGACCGCCTCGCAGGGGTGATGCGGCCCACGATCCAGAGCCACGGCGGGCGGATCATCAAGACCACCGGCGACGGGCTGCTCAGCGTCTTCCCGAGCGTCGTCTCGGCCGTGCAGTGCGCGCTCGCACTGCAGGGCGCCCTGGCCGAAGGCGAGGCGGGGGCGGCCGAGCCGCTGGCCTTCCGCATCGGCCTCCACGCCGCCGACGTGGTGATCGACGGCGAGGATGTGTTCGGCGACGGGGTCAATGTCGCCGCCCGCCTGGAGGCCCTGGCCGAGCCGGGCGGCATCTGCGCCTCGGCGCGGGTGCAGGAGGACGCCCAGGGCCGGCTGCCCGCCCACTTCGTCGACCTCGGGCTCCAGAAGCTGAAGAACATCCCCCGGCCGGTGCGGGCCTACCGCGTGCGGCCGGGCCTGGGCGCCGAGCCGCCGCAGTCCCTGCCGTTGCCCTCCAAGCCGTCGATCGTCGTGCTGCCGTTCGAGAACCGCGGCGGCGACCCGGCGCAGGAATACCTGGCCGACGCCATCACCGAGGACATCATCACCGCCCTCTCCCGCTGGCGCTGGTTCTTCGTGATCGGGCGCAACACGAGCTTCGCCTACAAGGGCCGCACGGTGCAGGCGGCCCAGGTCGGCCACGATCTGGGGGTCCGCTACATCCTGCAGGGCGCGGTCCGGCGCCTGAACGACCGGCTGCGGCTGACCGCCGAACTCGTCGACGCGGCCACCGCCGCCAACCTCTGGACCGAGCGCTTCGACGGCGAGGTGAGCGATGTCCTCGCCCTGCAGGACCGGATGACGGAACAGCTGGTGGGCGCCCTCGAGCCGGCCATGCTGCACACCGAGGGCGCGCGGGCCGGCCGCAAGGACCTGGCCGACTTCGACGCCCTGGACTGCTTCCAGCGCGGCATGTGGCACCTCAACAAGGTGACCGAGGAGGGCTGCCGCACGGCCCTAGACCTGTTCGGCCAGGCGGTCGCCCGCGATCCCGAGCTGGCGCTGGGCCATGTCGGCCTGGCGCGGGCGCGCTACGGGCTGGCGGTGTACGGCTGGTCGCCGGATCCGAAGGCCGAGCTGCAGGCGGCCCGGGCGGCGGCGGCCGAGGCCATCCGGCTGGACCCGCGGGACGCCTACGGCCACTTCGCCGCCTCCGGCGCGGCGCTCTACCTGCACCGGCACCGCGAGGCGCTGGACGAGGCGAAGACCACCATCGCCCTCAACCCCAACTTCGCCCTCGGGCATTTCCGGCTCGGCCAGGTGCTGCTCTACGCCGGTCGGCCGCAGGAGGCGATCGGCCCCCTGGAACGCAGCCTGCGCCACAGCCCGTACGATCCGCAGCTGGGATCGATGCTGTCGGTGCTGGCGCTCGCCCACTTCCACGCCGGCGCCTACGCCGAGGCCGCCCGCCACGCCGAGGAGGCCGCCGAGCGCCTCGCCCCCCGCGCCCGGGCGATCCAGGCGGCGAGCCTCGTCAGGATGGGCTGGCTGGACCAGGCGCGCGCGGTCTTCCCTCCGGCGCTGCAGACCTTCGAGCAGGGGTGGAAGGGCCGCCTGGCGCCCTACGCCCGCGCCGCCGACCGGGAGGACCTGGTCTCGGCCCTACGCCTGGCCGGGGTCGGCGAGGACGTGCTCTCGGCCGTCGGCTAG
- the fdxA gene encoding ferredoxin FdxA produces the protein MTYIVMDPCIKCKFMDCVEVCPVDCFYEGENFLVINPDECIDCGVCEPECPVDAIKPDTEDDPDGKWLKVNSEYSRVWPNITVKGTPPADAEQFERESGKFEKYFSEKPGRGS, from the coding sequence ATGACCTACATCGTGATGGATCCCTGCATCAAATGTAAGTTCATGGACTGCGTGGAGGTGTGCCCCGTCGACTGCTTCTACGAGGGCGAGAACTTCCTGGTCATCAACCCGGACGAATGCATCGACTGCGGGGTCTGCGAACCCGAGTGCCCGGTCGACGCCATCAAGCCCGACACCGAGGACGATCCCGACGGCAAGTGGCTGAAGGTGAACTCCGAATACTCGCGCGTCTGGCCGAACATCACGGTCAAGGGCACGCCGCCCGCCGACGCCGAGCAATTCGAGCGCGAGAGCGGCAAGTTCGAGAAGTACTTCTCCGAGAAGCCTGGCCGCGGCTCCTGA
- a CDS encoding ABC transporter permease, which produces MTGLSWTRVIAVMVKEFKQLTRDRITYAMMLLIPVIQLALFGYAINTEPRHLPTAVLALEDSRYARSIVAGLKNSLYFDFVAQARSPAELDAMIRRGDVQFAVTIPGDFSRRVARGDAAQILVEADATDPSATGGAVAALAALPDGVLAQDLKGALAARGQDLPPFEVVVHRRYNPEAVTSYNIVPGLLGVILSLTLVMMTALSVTRETERGTMETLLATPLEPLEVMIGKLAPYVLVGLIQTVLILILSKVLFQVPMAGGWPGLVLGVTLFIVGSLALGFLISTVARSQLQAMQMSFFYILPSILLSGFMFPFRGMPGWAQAIGEVIPVTHFLRVVRGSLLKGQGLEDQWRELAALLAFVLVVTALAVARYRRTLD; this is translated from the coding sequence ATGACCGGCCTGTCCTGGACCCGCGTGATCGCGGTGATGGTCAAGGAGTTCAAGCAGCTCACCCGCGACCGGATCACCTACGCCATGATGCTGCTGATCCCGGTGATCCAGCTGGCGCTGTTCGGCTACGCCATCAACACCGAGCCGCGCCACCTGCCGACGGCGGTGCTGGCGCTGGAGGACAGCCGCTACGCCCGCTCGATCGTGGCCGGGCTGAAGAACTCGCTCTACTTCGACTTCGTCGCCCAGGCGCGCAGCCCGGCCGAGCTGGACGCCATGATCCGCCGCGGCGACGTGCAGTTCGCGGTGACCATCCCCGGCGACTTCAGCCGCCGCGTGGCGCGCGGCGATGCGGCCCAGATCCTGGTGGAGGCCGACGCCACCGACCCGTCGGCCACCGGCGGGGCGGTCGCCGCCCTGGCCGCCCTGCCCGACGGGGTGCTGGCGCAGGACCTGAAGGGGGCGCTCGCCGCCCGCGGCCAGGACCTGCCCCCCTTCGAGGTGGTCGTGCACCGCCGGTACAATCCCGAGGCCGTCACCTCGTACAACATCGTGCCGGGGCTGCTCGGTGTGATCCTGTCGCTGACCCTGGTGATGATGACCGCGCTGTCGGTCACCCGTGAGACCGAGCGCGGCACCATGGAGACCCTGCTCGCGACCCCGCTCGAGCCGCTGGAGGTGATGATCGGCAAGCTCGCCCCCTACGTGCTGGTGGGGCTGATCCAGACGGTGCTGATCCTCATCCTGTCGAAGGTGCTGTTCCAGGTGCCGATGGCCGGCGGCTGGCCCGGCCTCGTGCTGGGCGTCACCCTGTTCATCGTCGGCTCGCTGGCGCTGGGCTTCCTGATCTCCACCGTGGCGCGCTCGCAGCTGCAGGCGATGCAGATGAGCTTCTTCTACATCCTGCCCTCGATCCTGCTGTCCGGCTTCATGTTCCCCTTCCGCGGCATGCCCGGCTGGGCGCAGGCGATCGGCGAGGTCATCCCGGTGACCCATTTCCTGCGGGTGGTGCGCGGCTCGCTGCTGAAGGGCCAAGGGCTGGAGGACCAGTGGCGCGAGCTCGCCGCGCTCCTGGCGTTCGTGCTGGTGGTCACGGCCCTGGCCGTCGCCCGCTACCGCCGCACGCTCGACTAG
- a CDS encoding Crp/Fnr family transcriptional regulator, protein MAIGEGEPLERIAAALARGEVLGLLPEEARRRLARTGAPVDLIPGELLCQAGDPGDAVYVILDGELEVRRLSAAGRELRLVALGPGALAGEMAVLDGGARSADIVASRRAHLWRVPRQALLEALEAEPRALLALVAELSRRLRAVNAALEARSTLDLGGRLAGLLMAEQTGRGLVPLSQGELARRLGASREKVNRKLREWSASGWVETTPAGLRILGETRLRALSAGPWSA, encoded by the coding sequence ATGGCCATTGGAGAGGGTGAGCCGCTGGAGCGGATCGCCGCGGCGCTGGCGCGCGGCGAGGTGTTGGGCCTGCTCCCGGAAGAGGCCCGGCGGCGGCTGGCCCGGACCGGCGCGCCCGTCGATCTCATCCCCGGCGAGTTGCTCTGCCAAGCCGGCGATCCCGGCGATGCGGTCTATGTGATCCTCGACGGCGAACTGGAGGTCCGGCGCCTTTCGGCCGCCGGCCGCGAGCTGCGGCTCGTGGCCCTTGGCCCCGGCGCGCTGGCGGGCGAGATGGCGGTGCTGGACGGGGGCGCGCGCTCGGCGGACATCGTCGCCAGCCGGCGCGCGCATCTGTGGCGCGTGCCCCGCCAGGCCCTGCTGGAGGCGCTGGAGGCCGAGCCCCGCGCGCTGCTCGCGCTGGTGGCCGAGCTCAGCCGCCGGCTCCGCGCCGTCAACGCCGCCCTCGAGGCGCGCAGCACCCTCGATCTCGGCGGCCGCCTGGCCGGACTCCTGATGGCCGAACAGACCGGCCGGGGCCTCGTGCCGCTCAGCCAGGGCGAGCTGGCGCGCCGCCTGGGCGCCTCGCGCGAGAAGGTGAACCGCAAGCTCAGGGAATGGAGCGCCTCCGGCTGGGTGGAGACGACGCCGGCCGGCCTGCGCATCCTGGGCGAGACGCGGCTGCGCGCGCTCTCGGCGGGTCCGTGGTCGGCCTGA
- a CDS encoding CarD family transcriptional regulator, with translation MSKNGHDFSVGDHVVYPAHGVGQVQGIETQEVAGLKLEVYVITFDHEKMTLRVPTAKAKTAGLRPLADTGLVSKALTTLKGRARVKRTMWSRRAQEYEAKINSGDLISIAEVVRDLHRAENQPEQSYSERQLYESALDRMAREVAAIERIDREAAIAMLNKSLVKATAAAA, from the coding sequence ATGAGCAAGAACGGTCACGATTTCTCGGTTGGCGATCACGTCGTCTACCCGGCCCACGGCGTGGGCCAGGTGCAGGGGATCGAAACCCAGGAAGTCGCCGGTCTGAAGCTTGAGGTCTACGTCATCACCTTCGACCACGAGAAGATGACGCTGCGCGTGCCGACCGCCAAGGCGAAGACCGCGGGCCTGCGCCCGCTGGCCGACACGGGCCTGGTGTCCAAGGCCCTCACCACCCTGAAGGGCCGCGCCCGGGTGAAGCGCACCATGTGGTCGCGCCGCGCCCAGGAGTACGAGGCCAAGATCAACTCGGGCGACCTGATCTCGATCGCCGAAGTGGTGCGCGACCTGCACCGCGCCGAGAACCAGCCCGAGCAGTCCTACTCCGAGCGCCAGCTCTACGAGAGCGCCCTCGACCGGATGGCCCGGGAAGTCGCCGCCATCGAGCGGATCGACCGCGAAGCCGCCATCGCCATGCTGAACAAGTCGCTGGTGAAGGCCACCGCCGCCGCGGCCTGA